One part of the Anopheles coustani chromosome 2, idAnoCousDA_361_x.2, whole genome shotgun sequence genome encodes these proteins:
- the LOC131266340 gene encoding catalase isoform X1 → MSRNPAENQLNLYKEAQKDKTKVTTSHGAPIGTKTASQTVGPRGPILLQDVHLIDELAHFDRERIPERVVHAKGAGAFGYFEVTHDITQYCAAKIFESVGKKTPLAVRFSTVGGESGSADTARDPRGFAVKFYTDEGVWDLVGNNTPIFFIRDPVLFPSFIHTQKRNPSTHLKDPDMFWDFISLRPETTHQVMFLFADRGIPDGYRFMNGYGSHTFKLVNAQGQPIYCKFHFKTDQGIKNMDVSRADELAGSDPDYSIRDLYNAIAKKDFPSWTLKIQVMTFEQAEKVPFNPFDLTKVWPQSEFPLIPVGRMVLDRNPSNYFAEVEQAAFAPSHLVPGIEPSPDKMLQARLFSYADTHRHRVGANYLMLPVNCPYRVATRNYQRDGPMNSTDNQAGAPNYFPNSFNGPETCPFAHKLQNSPWKVSGDVERIETADEDNFSQATVFYRRVLDDASRRRLINNIVGHLRNASPFLQERAVKNFAMVDADFGRQLTEGLKLKKNASL, encoded by the coding sequence GATAAGACGAAGGTCACCACCAGCCATGGAGCTCCGATTGGCACGAAGACAGCCTCCCAGACGGTGGGCCCACGTGGTCCGATTCTGCTGCAGGACGTGCACCTGATCGACGAGCTAGCCCACTTCGATCGTGAGCGTATTCCGGAGCGTGTGGTCCACGCCAAGGGCGCCGGTGCCTTCGGCTACTTCGAGGTGACGCACGACATCACGCAGTACTGCGCGGCGAAGATATTCGAGTCGGTCGGCAAGAAGACGCCACTCGCCGTCCGCTTCTCGACCGTCGGTGGCGAGAGCGGTTCCGCCGATACGGCCCGCGATCCGCGCGGGTTCGCCGTTAAGTTCTACACCGACGAGGGCGTGTGGGACCTGGTGGGCAACAACACGCCCATCTTCTTCATCCGCGATCCGGTGCTATTCCCGAGCTTCATCCATACGCAGAAGCGCAACCCGTCGACGCACCTGAAGGATCCGGACATGTTCTGGGACTTTATCTCGCTGCGGCCGGAGACGACGCACCAGGTGATGTTCCTGTTTGCGGACCGTGGTATCCCCGACGGCTACCGGTTCATGAACGGATATGGCTCTCACACGTTCAAGCTGGTCAATGCCCAGGGTCAACCGATTTACTGCAAGTTCCACTTCAAAACGGACCAGGGCATCAAGAATATGGATGTGTCGCGTGCGGACGAACTGGCCGGATCCGATCCGGACTACAGCATCCGCGATCTGTACAATGCCATCGCGAAGAAGGACTTCCCCAGCTGGACGCTCAAAATCCAGGTGATGACATTCGAGCAGGCCGAGAAGGTGCCGTTCAATCCGTTCGATCTTACCAAGGTGTGGCCACAGAGTGAGTTCCCGCTTATTCCAGTCGGTCGTATGGTGCTTGATCGCAACCCGAGCAACTACTTCGCCGAAGTTGAGCAGGCGGCGTTCGCCCCGTCGCATCTGGTGCCCGGCATTGAACCGTCCCCGGACAAGATGCTCCAGGCCCGTCTCTTCTCGTACGCCGATACTCACCGCCATCGTGTCGGTGCGAACTATCTGATGCTGCCGGTGAACTGTCCATACCGGGTGGCCACCCGCAACTACCAGCGCGACGGTCCGATGAACAGCACCGACAACCAGGCCGGAGCACCGAACTATTTCCCGAACTCGTTCAACGGCCCCGAAACGTGCCCATTCGCTCACAAGCTGCAAAACTCGCCCTGGAAGGTGTCGGGCGATGTGGAGCGCATCGAGACGGCCGACGAGGACAATTTCTCCCAGGCGACCGTGTTCTATCGGCGCGTGCTGGATGACGCTAGCCGCCGCCGGTTGATCAACAACATCGTCGGTCACCTGCGCAACGCTTCGCCATTCCTGCAGGAGCGTGCGGTGAAGAACTTTGCGATGGTCGATGCCGATTTCGGCCGCCAGCTGACCGAGGGACTGAAGCTTAAAAAAAACGCTAGCCTGTAA
- the LOC131266340 gene encoding catalase isoform X2 translates to MSRNPAENQLNLYKEAQKVCVDKTKVTTSHGAPIGTKTASQTVGPRGPILLQDVHLIDELAHFDRERIPERVVHAKGAGAFGYFEVTHDITQYCAAKIFESVGKKTPLAVRFSTVGGESGSADTARDPRGFAVKFYTDEGVWDLVGNNTPIFFIRDPVLFPSFIHTQKRNPSTHLKDPDMFWDFISLRPETTHQVMFLFADRGIPDGYRFMNGYGSHTFKLVNAQGQPIYCKFHFKTDQGIKNMDVSRADELAGSDPDYSIRDLYNAIAKKDFPSWTLKIQVMTFEQAEKVPFNPFDLTKVWPQSEFPLIPVGRMVLDRNPSNYFAEVEQAAFAPSHLVPGIEPSPDKMLQARLFSYADTHRHRVGANYLMLPVNCPYRVATRNYQRDGPMNSTDNQAGAPNYFPNSFNGPETCPFAHKLQNSPWKVSGDVERIETADEDNFSQATVFYRRVLDDASRRRLINNIVGHLRNASPFLQERAVKNFAMVDADFGRQLTEGLKLKKNASL, encoded by the coding sequence GATAAGACGAAGGTCACCACCAGCCATGGAGCTCCGATTGGCACGAAGACAGCCTCCCAGACGGTGGGCCCACGTGGTCCGATTCTGCTGCAGGACGTGCACCTGATCGACGAGCTAGCCCACTTCGATCGTGAGCGTATTCCGGAGCGTGTGGTCCACGCCAAGGGCGCCGGTGCCTTCGGCTACTTCGAGGTGACGCACGACATCACGCAGTACTGCGCGGCGAAGATATTCGAGTCGGTCGGCAAGAAGACGCCACTCGCCGTCCGCTTCTCGACCGTCGGTGGCGAGAGCGGTTCCGCCGATACGGCCCGCGATCCGCGCGGGTTCGCCGTTAAGTTCTACACCGACGAGGGCGTGTGGGACCTGGTGGGCAACAACACGCCCATCTTCTTCATCCGCGATCCGGTGCTATTCCCGAGCTTCATCCATACGCAGAAGCGCAACCCGTCGACGCACCTGAAGGATCCGGACATGTTCTGGGACTTTATCTCGCTGCGGCCGGAGACGACGCACCAGGTGATGTTCCTGTTTGCGGACCGTGGTATCCCCGACGGCTACCGGTTCATGAACGGATATGGCTCTCACACGTTCAAGCTGGTCAATGCCCAGGGTCAACCGATTTACTGCAAGTTCCACTTCAAAACGGACCAGGGCATCAAGAATATGGATGTGTCGCGTGCGGACGAACTGGCCGGATCCGATCCGGACTACAGCATCCGCGATCTGTACAATGCCATCGCGAAGAAGGACTTCCCCAGCTGGACGCTCAAAATCCAGGTGATGACATTCGAGCAGGCCGAGAAGGTGCCGTTCAATCCGTTCGATCTTACCAAGGTGTGGCCACAGAGTGAGTTCCCGCTTATTCCAGTCGGTCGTATGGTGCTTGATCGCAACCCGAGCAACTACTTCGCCGAAGTTGAGCAGGCGGCGTTCGCCCCGTCGCATCTGGTGCCCGGCATTGAACCGTCCCCGGACAAGATGCTCCAGGCCCGTCTCTTCTCGTACGCCGATACTCACCGCCATCGTGTCGGTGCGAACTATCTGATGCTGCCGGTGAACTGTCCATACCGGGTGGCCACCCGCAACTACCAGCGCGACGGTCCGATGAACAGCACCGACAACCAGGCCGGAGCACCGAACTATTTCCCGAACTCGTTCAACGGCCCCGAAACGTGCCCATTCGCTCACAAGCTGCAAAACTCGCCCTGGAAGGTGTCGGGCGATGTGGAGCGCATCGAGACGGCCGACGAGGACAATTTCTCCCAGGCGACCGTGTTCTATCGGCGCGTGCTGGATGACGCTAGCCGCCGCCGGTTGATCAACAACATCGTCGGTCACCTGCGCAACGCTTCGCCATTCCTGCAGGAGCGTGCGGTGAAGAACTTTGCGATGGTCGATGCCGATTTCGGCCGCCAGCTGACCGAGGGACTGAAGCTTAAAAAAAACGCTAGCCTGTAA